In Capsicum annuum cultivar UCD-10X-F1 unplaced genomic scaffold, UCD10Xv1.1 ctg3751, whole genome shotgun sequence, a genomic segment contains:
- the LOC107841395 gene encoding uncharacterized protein LOC107841395 — MKTKSTTYEEALVERGFQQSQTKGRRGRSKSKGRAISKDECSFCHKKGHWKKEFPKLKEKGKSLQDVNVAECKSNTEQMSGYWIQDELNGGVVYLGNNNPYKTTGICLIKLRNHDGSTRIFRDVQYVPKLKRNLISLGALESKGLVVMIRDGVLKATSGELVMLKGMRKNNLYYYQGSTVLGTVAAAASSTKKDVEVTKLWHMWLGYAGEKSLKILSKKGLLKVEARVENQKGRKIKVLQTENGGEYKSDPFLDVCQDCGIVCHFTVRKIPQQNGVSERMNKSLVEKVRCMLSNAGLGRKFWAEAVTYAQHLINHLPSSAIGSKTPLEVWSGKTATDYDTLHVFDSIAYYHVIESKLDPRAKKTLFMGFNVVEKGYRL; from the exons ATGAAAACCAAATCAACAACATACGAAGAAGCATTGGTGGAAAGGGGTTTTCAACAAAGCCAGACTAAGGGGAGAAGAGGAAGGTCCAAATCAAAGGGCCGAGCCATTTCCAAAGATGAGTGTTCTTTCTGCCATAAGAAAGGGCACTGGAAGAAAGAATTTCCGAAGTTGAAAGAGAAAGGAAAGAGTCTGCAAGATGTAAATGTAGCAGAATGCAAAAGTAATACGGAACAGATGAGTGGATATTGGATTCAGGAT GAACTTAATGGTGGGGTTGTTTACTTAGGTAATAATAATCCATATAAAACAACCGGGATATGTTTGATCAAGTTGCGGAATCATGATGGATCCACCAGAATTTTTAGGGATGTGCAGTACGTTCCAAAGTTAAAAAGGAATCTCATCTCATTGGGGGCTCTTGAATCTAAGGGCCTAGTTGTGATGATAAGAGATGGAGTTCTTAAAGCAACTTCAGGAGAACTGGTGATGTTGAAAGGCATGAGGAAGAACAATTTGTACTACTACCAAGGTAGTACAGTGTTGGGGACAGTAGCAGCAGCAGCTTCTAGCACCAAGAAAGATGTTGAGGTAACGAAACTGTGGCATATGTGGTTGGGATATGCTGGTGAAAAGTCCTTGAAAATTCTTTCCAAGAAAGGATTGTTGAAAG TGGAAGCTCGAGTTGAAAACCAAAAAGGGAGAAAGATCAAGGTTCTCCAAACAGAGAATGGAGGAGAATATAAGAGTGATCCATTCCTGGATGTATGCCAAGACTGTGGCATAGTTTGTCACTTCACTGTTAGAAAAATACCACAACAGAATGGGGTGTCAGAGCGTATGAACAAGTCACTTGTGGAGAAAGTTCGTTGTATGTTGTCTAATGCTGGGTTAGGCAGAAAATTTTGGGCTGAGGCTGTGACGTATGCTCAACATCTCATCAATCATTTGCCATCATCTGCTATAGGTAGCAAAACTCCATTAGAGGTATGGTCTGGAAAAACTGCAACTGATTATGATACTTTGCATGTTTTTGATTCTATTGCATATTATCATGTAATTGAATCAAAGTTGGATCCACGAGCAAAAAAGACTCTTTTCATGGGCTTCAATGTTGTAGAGAAAGGATACCGTTTGTAG